A stretch of the Mycolicibacterium celeriflavum genome encodes the following:
- a CDS encoding cytochrome P450, with protein MTQAPELPPLHMRRDAFSPTPALGQIRETTGVRTVTNAFGMTVYLITRHDDVKEVLSDHERFSNGRPPGFVLPGAPTLSDDELARSRAGNLLGLDPPEHQRLRRMLTPEFTIRRMKRLEARIVEIVDAQLDLMESAGAPADLVEHFALPVPSLVICELLGVPYEDRADFQHRSARQLDLSLPIDERLQLQRAGRAYMRSLVERARRAPGDDILGMLVREHGTELTDDELVGIAGLLLLAGHETTSNMLGLGTLALLRHPEQLAQVRDNPDAVAPAIEELLRWLSIVHTAIPRITTTDVEIAGVGIPAGKLVFASLPSANRDPDFLDAPDVLDIGRGAAGHLAFGHGVHHCLGAPLARMEMRVAFPAVLQRFPALRLAEDFADVQFRSFHFIYGLKSLSVDWR; from the coding sequence ATGACGCAAGCGCCCGAATTGCCGCCGCTGCACATGCGTCGCGACGCCTTCTCACCGACGCCGGCGCTGGGTCAGATCCGCGAGACCACGGGTGTGCGCACCGTGACCAATGCGTTCGGTATGACGGTCTACCTGATCACCCGGCACGACGACGTCAAAGAGGTGCTCTCGGATCACGAGCGGTTCTCCAACGGCCGGCCACCGGGCTTCGTCCTTCCTGGCGCGCCAACGCTTTCCGACGACGAGCTGGCCCGTTCCCGGGCGGGCAACCTGCTCGGGCTGGACCCACCCGAACACCAGCGGCTGCGGCGGATGCTCACCCCGGAGTTCACGATCCGCCGAATGAAGCGGCTCGAGGCGCGCATCGTGGAGATCGTCGACGCTCAGCTGGACCTGATGGAAAGTGCCGGGGCGCCCGCCGATCTCGTCGAGCATTTCGCGCTGCCGGTCCCGTCGCTGGTGATCTGCGAGCTGCTCGGGGTGCCCTACGAGGACCGCGCCGACTTCCAGCACCGCAGCGCTCGCCAGCTCGACCTTTCACTGCCGATCGACGAGCGGCTGCAGTTGCAGCGGGCCGGCCGCGCGTACATGCGGTCGCTCGTCGAACGCGCGCGCCGGGCGCCGGGCGACGACATCCTCGGAATGCTGGTGCGCGAGCACGGTACCGAGCTCACCGACGACGAGCTCGTCGGCATCGCCGGGCTGTTGCTGCTGGCGGGCCACGAGACCACGTCGAACATGCTGGGCCTCGGCACCCTCGCGCTGCTGCGACATCCCGAACAGCTGGCGCAGGTGCGCGACAATCCCGACGCGGTCGCCCCCGCGATCGAGGAGCTGCTGCGCTGGTTGTCCATCGTGCACACCGCCATCCCGCGGATCACCACCACCGACGTCGAGATCGCGGGTGTCGGTATCCCGGCCGGGAAACTGGTGTTTGCATCGCTGCCGTCGGCCAACCGCGATCCCGACTTCCTCGACGCCCCAGACGTTCTGGACATCGGCCGCGGCGCAGCCGGGCACCTGGCGTTCGGCCACGGCGTGCACCACTGCCTCGGCGCGCCGCTGGCCCGGATGGAGATGCGGGTGGCGTTTCCCGCTGTGTTGCAACGCTTCCCAGCGCTACGGTTGGCCGAGGACTTCGCCGATGTGCAGTTCCGGTCATTTCATTTCATCTACGGTCTGAAGTCGTTGTCAGTCGACTGGAGGTGA
- a CDS encoding site-2 protease family protein yields the protein MTIRPLHQSVRPSPIFLAIVATTVVGGVLAWLAADTVEPLAYVGVFVFVIAGWVVTLCLHEFAHAYTAWKFGDHDVPVRGYLTLNPLKYSNPLLSIGLPVLIIAIGGIGLPGGAVWVRTSFMTKRQKSLVSLAGPGTNLAFAVLLLALTALLRDSGRSVFWAGVAFLGFLQVTAFVLNMLPIPGLDGYGALEPHLSPDTQRALQPAKQWGFFILLLLLLTPGLNQWFWDLVLWFFDISGVPRQLVGAGNSLTRFWSAWF from the coding sequence GTGACCATCCGCCCGCTGCACCAGTCGGTGCGGCCGAGCCCGATCTTCCTGGCGATCGTCGCGACAACGGTGGTCGGCGGCGTGCTGGCGTGGCTGGCTGCGGACACGGTTGAACCGCTCGCCTACGTCGGCGTGTTCGTCTTCGTCATCGCCGGCTGGGTGGTCACGCTGTGCCTGCACGAGTTCGCGCATGCATACACCGCGTGGAAGTTCGGTGACCACGACGTCCCGGTCCGCGGCTATCTGACGCTGAACCCGCTGAAGTACTCGAATCCGCTGCTGTCGATCGGGCTTCCGGTGCTGATCATCGCGATCGGCGGAATCGGGCTGCCCGGCGGCGCGGTTTGGGTGCGCACGTCGTTCATGACGAAGCGCCAGAAGTCTCTGGTGAGCCTCGCGGGCCCGGGCACCAACCTGGCGTTCGCGGTGCTGCTGTTGGCTCTGACCGCGCTGCTGCGCGACTCAGGGCGTTCGGTGTTCTGGGCCGGTGTGGCCTTCCTCGGGTTCCTCCAGGTGACGGCGTTCGTGCTCAACATGCTGCCGATCCCCGGCCTGGACGGCTACGGCGCGCTGGAGCCCCACCTGAGCCCCGACACGCAGCGGGCGCTGCAACCCGCAAAGCAGTGGGGGTTCTTCATCCTGCTGCTCCTGCTGCTGACGCCGGGGCTCAACCAGTGGTTCTGGGACCTCGTGCTGTGGTTCTTCGACATCTCCGGCGTGCCGCGCCAGCTGGTCGGAGCAGGCAATTCGTTGACGAGGTTCTGGTCGGCCTGGTTCTAA
- a CDS encoding adenylosuccinate synthase, which translates to MPAIVLIGAQWGDEGKGKATDLLGGRVQWVVRYQGGNNAGHTVVLPTGENFALHLIPSGILTPGVTNVIGNGVVVDPGVLLAELQGLVDRGVDTERLLISADAHLLMPYHVAIDKVVERYAGSKKIGTTGRGIGPCYQDKIARIGIRMADVLEPVLLAEKIDAALEFKNQVLVKIYNRKALDAAEVVDNLLDQAEGFKHRIADTRYLLNTALEKGETVLLEGSQGTLLDVDHGTYPFVTSSNPTAGGAAVGSGIGPTRITTVLGILKAYTTRVGSGPFPTELFDANGEYLSKTGGEFGVTTGRRRRCGWFDAVIARYATRVNGITDYFLTKLDVLSSLETVPVCVGYRVHGKRLDDMPMTQSDIAHAEPVYEELPGWWEDISGARAFEDLPAKARDYVLRVEELAGAHVSCIGVGPGRDQTIVRRDILAHP; encoded by the coding sequence ATGCCGGCAATCGTGCTCATCGGCGCGCAATGGGGCGACGAGGGCAAAGGAAAGGCCACCGATCTACTCGGGGGGCGCGTCCAGTGGGTCGTGCGGTACCAGGGCGGCAACAACGCCGGCCACACCGTCGTACTGCCCACGGGTGAGAACTTCGCCCTACACCTGATCCCGTCGGGGATCCTCACGCCCGGCGTCACCAACGTCATCGGCAACGGTGTGGTGGTCGATCCCGGTGTGCTGCTCGCCGAGCTGCAGGGGCTGGTCGATCGCGGCGTCGACACCGAGCGGCTGCTGATCTCGGCGGACGCGCACCTGCTGATGCCGTATCACGTCGCGATCGACAAGGTCGTGGAGCGCTACGCCGGCAGCAAGAAGATCGGCACCACCGGCCGCGGCATCGGCCCCTGCTACCAAGACAAGATCGCGCGCATCGGGATCCGGATGGCCGACGTGCTCGAGCCGGTTCTGCTGGCCGAAAAGATCGACGCTGCACTGGAATTCAAGAACCAGGTGCTGGTCAAGATCTACAACCGCAAGGCGCTCGACGCCGCGGAGGTGGTCGACAACCTGCTCGACCAGGCCGAGGGCTTCAAACACCGCATCGCCGACACCCGCTACCTGCTCAACACAGCGCTGGAGAAGGGCGAGACGGTGCTGCTGGAGGGCTCCCAAGGCACCCTGCTCGACGTCGACCACGGTACGTATCCCTTTGTGACGTCGTCGAATCCGACGGCGGGCGGCGCCGCGGTGGGGTCCGGCATCGGGCCGACGCGGATCACCACGGTGCTCGGCATCCTCAAGGCTTACACGACCCGGGTCGGCTCGGGTCCGTTCCCGACCGAACTGTTCGACGCCAACGGTGAGTACCTGTCCAAGACCGGCGGCGAATTCGGCGTGACCACGGGCAGGCGGCGACGGTGCGGATGGTTCGACGCGGTCATCGCCCGGTATGCCACCCGGGTCAACGGCATCACCGACTACTTCCTCACCAAGCTCGACGTGCTCTCCAGCCTCGAGACCGTGCCCGTCTGCGTCGGATACCGCGTGCACGGCAAGCGTCTCGACGACATGCCGATGACGCAGTCCGACATCGCGCACGCCGAACCCGTCTACGAGGAACTGCCCGGTTGGTGGGAGGACATCTCCGGTGCTCGCGCATTCGAGGATCTGCCCGCCAAGGCCCGCGATTACGTGCTGCGGGTGGAAGAGCTTGCTGGCGCGCATGTCTCGTGCATCGGCGTGGGCCCCGGCCGGGATCAGACCATCGTGCGACGCGACATCCTGGCGCATCCGTGA
- a CDS encoding cation diffusion facilitator family transporter — MGAGHDHSQRDTRVSRMVIAAAILTAFFVLELVTALLINSIALLADAGHMLTDLVAMFMGLTAVLLARHGSASPARTYGWHRAEVFTAVANAVLLLGMAVFILSEAFERLGDAPEVPGVPMIVVALAGLVANAVVVLLLRAHSQNSLAVRGTYMEVVADTVGSIGVLIAGIVTVTTGWPYADVVVAVFVALWVLPRAISLARAALRILSESSPAHIDVEELRTALCAVEGVTEVHDLHVWTLVPGKDMVTAHLTSDRDSASVLDDARAVLTARGLDHSTVQVEPPDGGTDCRCEAE, encoded by the coding sequence ATGGGGGCCGGCCACGATCACAGTCAGCGCGACACCCGCGTCAGCCGGATGGTCATCGCCGCGGCGATCCTGACCGCATTCTTCGTGCTCGAGCTGGTCACCGCGCTGCTGATCAATTCCATCGCGCTGCTGGCCGACGCCGGCCACATGCTCACCGACCTGGTCGCGATGTTCATGGGCCTGACCGCGGTGCTGCTTGCCCGCCATGGCAGCGCCTCGCCCGCCCGCACCTACGGCTGGCATCGCGCCGAGGTCTTCACCGCCGTGGCCAACGCGGTGCTGTTGCTGGGGATGGCGGTGTTCATCCTCTCGGAGGCATTCGAGCGGCTGGGCGACGCGCCGGAGGTGCCCGGCGTGCCGATGATCGTCGTCGCGTTGGCGGGTCTGGTGGCCAACGCGGTCGTCGTGTTGCTGTTGCGGGCGCACTCGCAGAACAGCCTGGCCGTGCGCGGCACCTACATGGAGGTCGTCGCCGACACCGTCGGCAGCATCGGAGTGCTGATCGCGGGCATCGTCACGGTCACGACGGGCTGGCCGTACGCCGACGTCGTGGTCGCCGTGTTCGTGGCGCTGTGGGTGCTACCACGGGCGATCTCGCTGGCGCGCGCGGCGTTGCGCATCCTGTCGGAGTCGTCGCCCGCCCACATCGACGTCGAGGAGCTACGCACCGCGCTGTGCGCCGTCGAAGGCGTGACCGAAGTGCACGACCTGCACGTGTGGACGTTGGTGCCGGGCAAGGACATGGTCACCGCGCACCTGACCAGCGACCGGGACTCGGCGTCGGTGCTCGACGACGCGCGTGCGGTGCTCACCGCGCGGGGACTGGACCATTCGACGGTTCAGGTGGAACCGCCCGACGGCGGCACCGACTGCAGGTGCGAAGCGGAGTAG
- a CDS encoding DUF3151 domain-containing protein — protein MTRMGDLLGPDPVLLPGDSDAEAELAAGEKPAIVAAAHPSASVAWATLAEEALADDRAITAYAYARTGYHRGLDQLRRNGWKGFGPVPFRHEPNRGFLRCVAALARAADAIGETDENQRCLDLLDDCDPSARAELGLA, from the coding sequence ATGACACGGATGGGTGATCTTCTGGGGCCGGATCCGGTGCTGCTGCCCGGCGACAGCGACGCCGAAGCCGAGCTCGCCGCGGGCGAGAAGCCGGCGATCGTGGCGGCCGCACATCCGTCGGCCTCGGTCGCATGGGCGACGCTGGCCGAGGAGGCGCTGGCCGACGACAGGGCCATCACGGCGTACGCCTACGCGCGCACTGGTTACCACCGCGGGTTGGACCAGTTGCGGCGCAACGGGTGGAAGGGTTTCGGTCCGGTCCCGTTCCGTCACGAGCCGAACCGCGGATTCCTGCGCTGTGTGGCTGCACTGGCGCGCGCGGCCGACGCGATCGGAGAGACCGACGAGAACCAGCGCTGCCTCGATCTGCTCGACGACTGCGACCCGTCGGCGCGGGCCGAACTCGGGCTTGCCTGA
- a CDS encoding ferredoxin, with product MRVQADRDVCIQAGNCVMSAGAIFDQDDDGIVVVLVDEVPDDELDHARDAVKLCPSQALRLID from the coding sequence ATGAGGGTGCAGGCCGACCGTGACGTGTGCATCCAGGCGGGCAACTGCGTGATGAGCGCGGGCGCGATCTTCGACCAGGACGACGACGGGATCGTGGTGGTGCTGGTGGATGAGGTGCCCGACGATGAACTCGATCACGCCCGCGACGCCGTGAAGCTCTGCCCCTCACAGGCTTTGCGGTTGATCGACTAG
- a CDS encoding MMPL family transporter translates to MSRRISWVLAILVVLVSGALMALVGSDDSSARSPVPVPDSAESARVDALRAQFPGGDRVPAIVVITRDDGAPLSPDDVAAVKQRWPAAQVSADGVAALAVVPMDADLTGFALTDEVEKLRAAASDGLPADLRSEVTGGPAFGADIADSFSGANFTLLAVTAAVVALLLIITYRSPVLWLVPLAVIGFADRAAAVLGSAVAQAFGMSPDGSTSGITSVLVFGAGTNYALLLISRYREELGRTANHRDALGTAVRRAGPAIVASNATVVLALLTLVFASSPSVRSLGVQAAAGLVVAAVFVMLVLPPLLSLFGKRLFWPFVPAVGAEPLTDSGVWHRIAEAVARRPGRVAAVTVAGLAVLSLGILSTPVGLSQTEQFRVQAESVSAYETLADHFPSGLTDPTRVIASTDRAAAVQRAITQTAGVVSANPAGQSPGGLTQWSVVLDAEPASENAFETIDALRNSVRSVDPGALVGGSDATARDASAAASRDRMVVIPAILVVVLAVLYVLLRAALAPLILVAVTVLSALAALGLGGWASVHLFGFPALDNTAPLFAFLFLVALGVDYTIFLVTRAREETPEHGTRDGIVRAVSATGAVITSAGIVLAAVFCVLGVLPLIVLTQVGIIVGLGILLDTFVVRTVIIPALFTLIGPRIWWPALPVRFAETDVSVGQRE, encoded by the coding sequence ATGTCCCGGCGCATCTCCTGGGTACTCGCGATACTCGTCGTGCTGGTCTCCGGTGCCCTGATGGCGCTCGTCGGCAGCGACGACTCGAGCGCCCGGTCCCCGGTTCCCGTACCCGACTCTGCGGAGTCGGCGCGCGTCGACGCGCTGCGGGCGCAATTCCCCGGCGGCGACCGGGTTCCGGCGATAGTCGTGATCACCCGCGACGACGGCGCGCCGCTGAGTCCGGACGACGTCGCCGCCGTCAAGCAGCGCTGGCCCGCGGCCCAGGTGTCGGCCGACGGCGTGGCCGCGCTGGCGGTGGTGCCGATGGACGCCGACCTCACCGGGTTCGCACTCACCGATGAGGTCGAGAAACTGCGTGCGGCGGCCTCCGACGGCCTGCCCGCAGACCTGCGCAGCGAGGTCACCGGCGGCCCGGCGTTCGGCGCCGACATCGCCGACTCCTTCTCCGGAGCCAACTTCACGCTGTTGGCCGTCACCGCGGCCGTGGTGGCGCTGCTGCTGATCATCACCTACCGCTCCCCCGTGCTGTGGCTGGTGCCGCTGGCAGTGATCGGCTTCGCCGACCGGGCGGCGGCGGTGCTGGGCAGCGCGGTCGCCCAAGCGTTCGGCATGAGCCCAGACGGTTCGACGTCGGGCATCACCAGCGTGCTGGTGTTCGGCGCGGGCACCAACTACGCGCTGCTGCTCATCTCGCGGTACCGGGAGGAACTGGGCCGCACGGCGAACCACCGCGACGCGCTGGGCACCGCGGTGCGCCGGGCCGGTCCGGCGATCGTCGCCAGCAATGCCACCGTGGTGCTGGCCCTGCTCACGCTCGTGTTCGCCTCGTCGCCGAGCGTGCGCAGCCTCGGCGTTCAGGCGGCGGCCGGCCTGGTCGTGGCCGCGGTGTTCGTGATGTTGGTCCTGCCGCCGCTGCTGAGCCTGTTCGGCAAGCGGCTGTTCTGGCCGTTCGTCCCCGCGGTCGGGGCCGAACCGCTCACCGACAGCGGCGTTTGGCACCGCATCGCAGAGGCGGTGGCCCGCAGGCCCGGCCGCGTCGCCGCGGTGACCGTGGCCGGCCTGGCGGTGTTGTCCCTCGGGATATTGAGCACACCGGTCGGGCTGTCGCAGACCGAGCAGTTCCGGGTGCAGGCCGAATCGGTCAGCGCATACGAGACGCTGGCCGACCACTTCCCCAGCGGCCTGACCGACCCGACCCGCGTCATCGCGTCGACGGACCGCGCCGCCGCGGTGCAGCGCGCGATCACACAAACCGCCGGTGTGGTCTCCGCGAACCCGGCCGGACAGAGTCCCGGCGGGCTGACCCAGTGGTCGGTGGTGCTCGACGCCGAGCCGGCTTCCGAGAATGCCTTCGAAACCATTGACGCCCTTCGCAACTCAGTGCGCAGTGTCGACCCCGGCGCGCTGGTCGGCGGATCCGACGCGACCGCCCGCGATGCCAGCGCCGCCGCCTCCCGCGACCGGATGGTGGTGATACCGGCCATCCTGGTCGTGGTGCTGGCGGTGCTGTACGTGTTGCTGCGCGCCGCGCTGGCACCGCTGATCCTGGTGGCGGTGACCGTGTTGAGCGCGCTGGCCGCACTGGGCCTGGGCGGCTGGGCCAGCGTTCACCTGTTCGGTTTCCCCGCGCTGGACAACACCGCGCCGCTGTTCGCGTTCCTGTTCCTGGTGGCGCTCGGCGTGGACTACACGATCTTCTTGGTCACCCGGGCCCGCGAGGAGACCCCCGAACACGGCACGCGCGACGGGATCGTCCGCGCGGTGTCAGCCACCGGCGCGGTGATCACCAGCGCGGGCATCGTGCTGGCCGCGGTGTTCTGCGTGCTCGGGGTGCTGCCGCTGATCGTGCTGACGCAGGTCGGCATCATCGTCGGCCTCGGCATCCTGCTCGACACATTCGTCGTGCGCACGGTCATCATCCCGGCGCTGTTCACGCTCATCGGACCACGCATCTGGTGGCCGGCGCTGCCTGTCCGGTTCGCCGAAACCGACGTTTCGGTCGGTCAGCGCGAGTGA
- a CDS encoding PaaI family thioesterase has protein sequence MTDPHLVDPDYDKHGGFPNFQRAQPGPGFGRFLAAMRRAQDLAVSADPDSDTWDEAADRAEALVALLDPFEAAEGVGPANRVPSLPGAGSLLMPPYRQVRLDPNGVDLKVQFSRYHVGGNYAVHGGVLPLLFDSVFGMVIHAVGRPISRTGFLHVDYRKVTPIDTELTARGWLREADGRKAFVNAELRDPDDNLLAEANGLMIQLRPGQP, from the coding sequence GTGACCGATCCCCACCTCGTCGACCCCGACTACGACAAACACGGCGGATTCCCGAACTTTCAACGCGCCCAACCCGGTCCGGGTTTCGGCCGGTTCCTGGCCGCGATGCGCCGGGCGCAGGACCTGGCCGTGTCAGCCGACCCCGACAGCGACACCTGGGACGAGGCCGCGGATCGGGCCGAGGCCCTGGTGGCGCTGCTCGATCCGTTCGAAGCGGCCGAGGGCGTCGGCCCGGCCAACCGGGTGCCGTCGCTTCCCGGCGCGGGCAGCCTGCTGATGCCGCCGTACCGGCAGGTGAGGCTCGACCCGAACGGGGTTGACCTCAAGGTGCAATTCAGCCGATATCACGTCGGCGGCAACTACGCCGTACACGGCGGGGTGCTGCCGTTGCTGTTCGACTCCGTGTTCGGCATGGTGATCCACGCCGTCGGGCGGCCGATCAGCCGCACCGGCTTCCTGCATGTCGACTACCGCAAGGTGACCCCCATCGACACCGAGCTGACGGCGCGCGGCTGGTTGCGTGAGGCCGACGGGCGTAAGGCCTTCGTGAACGCCGAGTTGCGAGATCCCGACGACAATTTGCTCGCCGAGGCGAACGGGTTGATGATCCAGTTGCGCCCCGGCCAGCCGTAA
- a CDS encoding Rv0361 family membrane protein: MSNPSGPDQPEDVSAAPDASDVEASENSEAPEPADSTPDEAPHDRESVTEVIEQHGDHEPATEVMAAQPQSGAAAETQEGERRFTAPSGFDAGTTQRIDTPADPATEVFSSPSEATGQQKPVAPQVIPPRGEAPKPPAQRRSWGWVVAVVLVIAALVAIAVLGTVLLTRDSQPKVSQEEMVRAAIEEFDTAIQSGDLAKLRGITCGSKRDSYVKYDDRTWAEIHERVSKAKQYPVVASIDQVVINGDHAEANVTAFMAYAPAVRSTRSFDLEFRDDQWKICQAPQ, from the coding sequence ATGTCGAACCCATCAGGGCCTGACCAGCCGGAAGACGTATCGGCCGCGCCGGACGCTTCCGACGTTGAAGCCTCCGAGAACTCCGAAGCGCCCGAGCCGGCCGATTCGACGCCCGACGAAGCGCCGCACGATCGGGAATCGGTGACCGAGGTGATCGAGCAGCACGGCGACCACGAGCCCGCGACCGAGGTGATGGCGGCCCAACCACAGTCCGGGGCCGCTGCGGAGACTCAGGAGGGCGAGCGCCGATTCACCGCGCCGTCCGGTTTCGACGCCGGCACGACGCAGCGGATCGACACCCCGGCCGATCCGGCCACGGAGGTGTTCTCCTCCCCATCCGAAGCAACCGGACAGCAGAAACCAGTTGCCCCACAAGTCATTCCCCCGCGTGGCGAAGCGCCCAAGCCACCTGCGCAGCGCCGCAGCTGGGGCTGGGTGGTGGCCGTGGTGCTGGTGATCGCCGCGCTGGTCGCGATCGCGGTGCTCGGCACCGTGCTGCTGACCCGGGACTCGCAGCCCAAGGTGTCGCAGGAGGAGATGGTCCGCGCCGCCATCGAGGAGTTCGACACGGCGATTCAGAGCGGTGATCTGGCGAAGCTGCGCGGCATCACCTGTGGAAGCAAACGGGACAGCTACGTCAAGTACGACGACAGGACCTGGGCGGAGATCCACGAGCGGGTGAGCAAGGCCAAGCAGTATCCGGTGGTCGCAAGCATCGACCAGGTGGTGATCAACGGCGATCACGCCGAGGCGAACGTCACCGCTTTCATGGCTTATGCACCTGCGGTCCGGTCGACCCGCAGCTTCGACCTGGAGTTCCGCGACGACCAGTGGAAGATCTGCCAGGCGCCGCAATAG
- the fbaA gene encoding class II fructose-bisphosphate aldolase, protein MAIATPEMYAEMLGRAKEHGFAFPAINCTSSESVNAAIKGFADAGSDGIIQFSTGGAEFASGLGVKDMVTGAVALAEFAHVVAAKYPVTVALHTDHCPKDKLDTYVRPLLAISQQRVAEGGQPLFQSHMWDGSAVPIDENLEIARELLKVAAAAKIILEIEIGVVGGEEDGVAHEINDKLYTTADDFEKTVEVLGAGEHGRYLLAATFGNVHGVYKPGNVKLRPEVLAEGQKVAAAKLGLPSDAKPFDFVFHGGSGSLKTEIEDSLRYGVVKMNVDTDTQYAFTRPVAAHMFTNYDGVLKIDGEVGDKKAYDPRSYLKKAEASMTERVIEACRDLHSAGRSVTADG, encoded by the coding sequence ATGGCCATCGCAACGCCCGAGATGTACGCGGAAATGCTCGGCCGGGCCAAGGAGCACGGGTTCGCGTTTCCGGCCATCAACTGCACGTCGTCGGAGTCCGTCAACGCCGCGATCAAGGGCTTCGCCGACGCGGGCAGCGACGGTATCATCCAATTCTCCACCGGCGGAGCCGAATTCGCGTCCGGCCTAGGTGTCAAGGACATGGTCACCGGCGCGGTCGCACTGGCCGAGTTCGCCCACGTCGTCGCCGCGAAGTACCCGGTCACGGTGGCGTTGCACACCGATCACTGTCCGAAGGACAAGCTCGACACCTATGTCCGTCCGCTGCTGGCGATCTCGCAGCAACGCGTTGCTGAAGGCGGGCAGCCGCTGTTCCAGTCGCACATGTGGGACGGGTCGGCGGTGCCGATCGACGAGAACCTCGAGATCGCCCGTGAACTGCTCAAGGTCGCCGCCGCGGCGAAGATCATCCTGGAGATCGAGATCGGCGTGGTCGGCGGCGAGGAAGACGGCGTGGCGCACGAGATCAACGACAAGCTCTACACCACCGCAGACGATTTCGAGAAGACGGTCGAGGTGCTCGGCGCGGGCGAACACGGCAGGTACCTGTTGGCGGCGACGTTCGGCAACGTGCACGGCGTGTACAAGCCCGGCAACGTCAAACTGCGCCCGGAGGTGCTCGCAGAGGGACAGAAGGTCGCGGCCGCCAAACTCGGGTTGCCCTCGGACGCAAAGCCTTTCGACTTCGTCTTCCACGGCGGTTCGGGTTCGCTGAAGACCGAGATCGAGGATTCGCTGCGGTACGGCGTCGTGAAGATGAACGTCGACACCGACACCCAGTACGCATTCACCCGGCCCGTCGCGGCGCACATGTTCACCAACTACGACGGCGTGCTGAAAATCGACGGGGAGGTCGGAGACAAGAAGGCCTACGACCCGCGCAGCTATCTGAAGAAGGCGGAGGCGTCGATGACCGAACGCGTCATCGAGGCGTGCCGGGATCTGCACAGCGCCGGCCGTTCGGTCACCGCCGACGGGTGA
- a CDS encoding peptidase M50: protein MSATDVAVLLFGGRRLPRALRALPVADDPDAPCRRLIVVGSDADLATVLTRLMRTDRLGVEVAHVRRPWQARRALRGSAARVPLIRDDAGTVVVGAAEWRGEPAGQPLHGEAVVDDTVLFDGTVPAVRIEPTGAMPGLRATVVGARPRRWVAGRAAQLGTIGARVVRDGAPAARPVKRSTFYRHTEGWLRVG from the coding sequence TTGAGCGCCACTGACGTCGCAGTGTTGCTGTTCGGCGGCCGGCGACTGCCTCGTGCGCTGCGGGCTCTGCCCGTCGCCGATGACCCCGATGCGCCCTGCCGACGCCTGATCGTCGTCGGCTCCGACGCTGACCTGGCGACGGTGCTGACCCGGCTGATGCGCACCGACCGGCTCGGCGTCGAGGTCGCGCACGTACGGCGCCCGTGGCAGGCGCGACGGGCCCTGCGCGGCAGCGCCGCCCGGGTTCCGCTCATCCGCGACGACGCCGGCACGGTGGTGGTCGGCGCCGCCGAGTGGCGGGGCGAGCCGGCCGGCCAGCCGCTGCACGGCGAGGCCGTCGTCGACGACACCGTGCTCTTCGACGGCACGGTGCCCGCGGTGCGAATCGAGCCGACGGGCGCCATGCCCGGCCTGCGTGCGACTGTTGTCGGCGCACGCCCGCGGCGCTGGGTCGCAGGCCGCGCCGCCCAGCTCGGCACCATCGGCGCCCGCGTCGTCCGCGACGGCGCGCCTGCGGCCCGCCCGGTCAAGCGTTCGACGTTCTACCGGCACACCGAAGGGTGGCTGCGGGTCGGGTAG